Proteins found in one Streptococcus iniae genomic segment:
- a CDS encoding SAG1386/EF1546 family surface-associated protein — translation MANEPWEEKIVNDSKKTRVNRSRVAFLSTPWLTALLSVFFVIIVGILFIFFYTSNSGGDKQTDTSGFYGVSSSKTEKKSTPKTSKSSEETAATTETTPSSSEVKKGETITVLAGEGAASIAGRAGITVEQLQALNPDHMTQGYWYANPGDAVYIN, via the coding sequence ATGGCCAATGAACCATGGGAAGAAAAAATCGTTAATGATTCAAAGAAAACAAGGGTTAATAGAAGTAGGGTTGCATTTTTAAGCACACCTTGGTTAACAGCTTTACTCAGTGTATTCTTTGTTATCATTGTTGGTATACTATTTATCTTCTTTTACACATCAAATAGTGGTGGTGATAAACAAACAGATACAAGCGGTTTTTATGGGGTATCATCATCAAAAACTGAAAAGAAATCTACACCGAAAACAAGTAAATCAAGTGAAGAAACAGCAGCAACAACAGAGACAACACCTTCTAGTTCAGAAGTGAAAAAAGGTGAGACAATCACTGTTTTAGCTGGAGAAGGAGCAGCCTCCATTGCAGGACGAGCAGGTATTACTGTAGAACAACTTCAAGCATTGAATCCAGACCATATGACACAAGGGTATTGGTATGCTAATCCAGGGGATGCTGTTTATATTAATTAA
- a CDS encoding ferredoxin — MKVTIIPEKCIACGLCQTYSSLFDYQDDGIVKFTDSTDTTQIVSADDYDSLLAVKSCPTKALTIQ; from the coding sequence ATGAAAGTAACTATTATCCCAGAAAAATGCATTGCTTGTGGTCTATGCCAGACCTACTCTAGTCTGTTTGACTACCAAGATGATGGCATCGTCAAATTTACAGATTCAACTGATACCACACAAATCGTATCAGCTGATGATTACGATTCACTTTTAGCAGTTAAATCTTGTCCTACCAAGGCCCTTACAATCCAGTAA
- a CDS encoding EbsA family protein, protein MIKIFGKIRYHWQPELSWSIIYWSIAIAPIFIGLSMLYERTEIPSRVFILFALFAFLVGVGFHRYFVIENNGILRVVSLKLFGPRKIEISKVTKVEVTKSTICFFVEDKHYIFYMRKWPKKYFLDALVLNPYFQGEVELVDNLINLDYFEVYKDEKKTLTGL, encoded by the coding sequence ATGATAAAAATTTTTGGTAAAATAAGATACCACTGGCAACCGGAACTATCATGGTCGATTATTTATTGGTCAATTGCTATTGCTCCTATTTTTATAGGTTTATCAATGCTTTATGAGAGAACAGAAATCCCTAGTCGTGTCTTTATTTTATTTGCTTTATTTGCCTTTTTAGTAGGTGTTGGTTTTCATCGCTATTTCGTTATTGAAAATAATGGAATTCTAAGAGTTGTTTCTTTAAAACTATTTGGACCACGTAAAATTGAGATTTCAAAAGTAACAAAAGTAGAAGTCACTAAATCAACAATTTGTTTTTTTGTTGAAGATAAACACTATATTTTTTACATGAGAAAATGGCCCAAAAAATATTTTTTAGATGCCTTGGTTTTAAACCCGTATTTTCAAGGTGAAGTAGAACTTGTTGATAATCTTATTAATCTTGATTATTTTGAAGTTTACAAGGATGAAAAAAAGACACTTACTGGATTGTAA
- the pepT gene encoding peptidase T yields MIYETLLDRFLKYVKINTRSNPDSQTVPSTQSQVDFALTVLKPEMESIGLQDVHYNPTNGYLIGSLPANASHLQRKIGFISHIDTADFNAEQINPQVIANYQGQAIKLGQSGYSLRPEDFPNLNHYHGQTLITTDGTTLLGADDKSGIAEIMTAIEYLVANPQIEHCHIMVAFGPDEEIGVGADKFDVTDFDVDFAYTVDGGPLGELQFETFSAAGLDLKFLGRNVHPGTAKGQMINALQLAMDFHSQLPETDRPEKTDGYQGFYHLHGMSGTVEEAHASYIIRDFEDEAFENRKNLVVAIANQMNQELGSQRVIVSMNDQYYNMKKVIEKDMTPINLAKEVMEDLGIKPLIEPIRGGTDGSKISFMGIPTPNLFAGGENMHGRFEFVSLETMQEAVNVILGIVQKS; encoded by the coding sequence ATGATTTATGAAACACTTTTAGACAGATTTTTAAAATATGTCAAAATTAATACGCGTAGTAATCCCGATAGTCAAACAGTTCCTAGTACACAAAGCCAAGTTGACTTTGCTTTGACGGTTTTAAAACCAGAGATGGAATCCATTGGACTTCAAGACGTGCATTACAATCCAACCAACGGATATTTGATTGGGTCACTACCTGCCAATGCCAGTCACTTACAGCGAAAAATTGGTTTTATTTCACATATAGATACGGCTGATTTCAATGCTGAACAGATTAATCCGCAAGTCATTGCTAATTATCAGGGGCAAGCTATTAAACTAGGTCAGTCAGGTTATTCGTTAAGGCCAGAAGACTTTCCAAACCTTAATCATTACCATGGTCAAACCTTAATAACAACTGATGGCACAACACTGCTTGGAGCCGATGATAAATCCGGAATTGCTGAAATCATGACTGCAATTGAATATTTAGTGGCTAACCCTCAAATTGAACATTGTCATATTATGGTAGCTTTTGGTCCAGATGAAGAAATTGGTGTTGGTGCTGATAAGTTTGATGTTACTGATTTTGATGTTGATTTTGCTTATACAGTTGACGGTGGTCCCCTTGGTGAGTTACAATTTGAAACATTTAGCGCTGCTGGTTTAGACCTAAAGTTTCTAGGTCGTAATGTTCATCCAGGAACTGCAAAAGGACAAATGATTAATGCCCTTCAGCTGGCTATGGATTTCCATAGTCAACTGCCTGAGACAGATAGACCTGAAAAAACAGATGGATATCAGGGGTTTTATCATTTACATGGCATGTCAGGAACAGTCGAAGAAGCTCACGCATCCTATATTATTCGTGACTTCGAAGATGAAGCTTTTGAAAATCGTAAAAATCTTGTTGTGGCTATTGCTAATCAAATGAACCAAGAATTGGGATCACAACGTGTTATTGTATCTATGAATGATCAGTATTATAACATGAAAAAAGTTATTGAAAAGGATATGACACCAATTAACCTTGCCAAAGAGGTTATGGAAGATTTAGGTATTAAGCCTTTGATAGAACCAATCCGCGGTGGTACAGACGGCTCTAAAATTTCATTTATGGGAATTCCGACACCGAACTTGTTTGCAGGTGGTGAAAACATGCATGGTCGTTTTGAGTTTGTTAGTTTAGAAACGATGCAAGAAGCTGTCAATGTCATTTTGGGCATTGTTCAAAAAAGCTAA
- a CDS encoding acyltransferase family protein, with protein MKIKNNLAEQVSKKSQNLNLIRFICALFVIICHAYPLSLGRKHLDPLASLSGNTLTFGNLAVAVFFIASGFLIYRSIERRPNFNNYLKARLIRIFPPLFFVVLITVFILGPFLTTLTIGNYFMSKDTWLYFMNAVLLPKHSLPGLFSSNTYGNVVNGALWTLPVEFACYLAIYAAFKLKLTQEKVLYYTILPVFVLFTFINLSQLPFLILVRNFSQPVFMFYVGVCYYVYKNNIPITKLFFLISLIGFTTTVVIHMAWLGLFVFFPYLIIYLSFGMKQISQKMGQLGNLSYGIYLCAFPIQQTIVYFFGGKMLPLLNIGLASVCSIVVGYVIYYWAEKRMLERLH; from the coding sequence ATGAAAATCAAAAATAATTTAGCAGAGCAAGTCTCTAAAAAAAGTCAGAATTTAAATCTTATTCGGTTTATTTGTGCCCTTTTTGTTATTATTTGCCATGCCTATCCTTTATCTTTAGGCCGCAAGCATCTGGATCCACTTGCTAGTCTATCGGGGAACACATTGACGTTTGGTAATTTAGCGGTGGCAGTCTTTTTCATCGCCAGTGGTTTTCTTATTTACAGGAGTATTGAAAGAAGACCAAATTTTAACAATTATCTTAAAGCAAGGCTTATCAGAATATTTCCACCCCTATTTTTTGTGGTATTAATAACAGTGTTTATTTTAGGCCCTTTCCTGACAACTCTAACCATTGGAAACTATTTTATGTCTAAAGATACTTGGCTTTATTTTATGAATGCCGTATTGCTTCCTAAGCATAGTTTACCAGGCCTTTTTTCTAGTAATACTTATGGCAATGTCGTAAATGGTGCCTTATGGACACTTCCAGTTGAATTTGCATGTTATTTGGCAATTTATGCTGCTTTTAAACTGAAGCTAACACAAGAAAAAGTTTTATATTACACCATTCTTCCTGTATTCGTGTTATTTACCTTTATCAACCTATCACAATTGCCGTTTCTTATTTTGGTTAGAAATTTTTCACAGCCTGTTTTTATGTTCTATGTTGGTGTCTGCTATTACGTCTATAAAAACAATATACCAATCACCAAGTTATTTTTTCTGATTTCTTTGATTGGATTTACAACTACAGTTGTCATACATATGGCATGGCTCGGTTTATTTGTTTTTTTTCCATATCTTATTATTTACTTATCATTTGGAATGAAACAAATCAGTCAAAAAATGGGACAGTTAGGAAATCTTTCCTATGGGATTTACCTGTGTGCTTTCCCAATACAACAAACGATTGTCTATTTCTTTGGCGGTAAGATGTTGCCACTTTTAAATATTGGCTTAGCTAGTGTTTGCTCAATTGTAGTAGGATATGTTATCTACTATTGGGCTGAAAAAAGAATGCTTGAAAGGTTGCACTAA
- a CDS encoding NAD-dependent epimerase/dehydratase family protein — translation MKIAVTGANGYIGRHVVSRLIDLGHDVVATDLVTDKIDSRAIVKTVDIFKDDNIFELLDSPEVCIHLAWKDGFIHNSDSHLKMLYDHYAFIKKMVDSGIKHLSVMGTMHEVGYFEGAIDENTPTNPMSLYGIAKDTLRHAVFLLLRDTNVTLTWLRAFYIFGDDLNNNSIFSKIIAMDKEGKTSFPFVSGKNKYDFLEVDALANQIALASVQDDIQGIINCCSGQPVSIGDKVSQFIETHHLSIKPEFGVFPEREYDSPAIWGDNTKIKAILRNYENQK, via the coding sequence ATGAAAATTGCAGTAACAGGAGCAAATGGTTATATTGGAAGGCATGTAGTTTCTCGGTTGATTGACTTAGGTCATGATGTTGTTGCAACAGACCTTGTAACAGATAAAATTGATAGTAGAGCTATTGTCAAAACAGTTGATATTTTTAAAGATGATAATATTTTTGAACTGCTAGATAGTCCTGAAGTTTGTATTCATCTTGCATGGAAAGATGGTTTTATTCATAATTCTGATAGTCATTTGAAAATGCTTTATGATCATTATGCCTTTATCAAAAAAATGGTTGACTCAGGAATTAAACACCTTTCTGTAATGGGAACAATGCATGAAGTCGGGTATTTTGAAGGAGCAATTGATGAAAATACACCAACAAACCCGATGTCATTATATGGTATTGCAAAAGATACCTTAAGACATGCTGTTTTTCTCTTATTGAGAGATACCAATGTGACGCTAACATGGTTACGAGCATTCTATATTTTTGGAGATGACTTAAATAATAATTCTATTTTTTCAAAGATTATTGCAATGGATAAAGAAGGGAAAACCTCGTTTCCATTTGTATCTGGAAAAAACAAATATGATTTCTTAGAAGTTGATGCATTAGCAAATCAAATTGCTCTAGCCTCAGTTCAAGATGATATTCAAGGTATTATTAACTGTTGCTCAGGGCAACCTGTTTCTATTGGCGATAAGGTTAGTCAGTTTATTGAAACGCATCACTTATCAATCAAACCAGAATTTGGTGTTTTTCCAGAACGAGAGTATGATTCACCTGCAATCTGGGGCGATAATACAAAAATAAAGGCTATTTTAAGGAATTATGAAAATCAAAAATAA
- a CDS encoding glycosyltransferase family A protein has protein sequence MFSAKEHCFVICAYKENKHLEDTVVSLLNQTVKSDVYISTSTPNAFIEGICQKYQLEMFVNPTPKNAGADWNWAYDMAPTPLVTIAHQDDIYEAEFLEETLKELNQNPNAIMSYTNYYEIKLGKKESKNLLLMIKHLLNSPMLVKSFRNTKFFKSAILSLGCPICCPAVTFNKPLAGQSIFDTTFINSCDYKTWVDLSKKNGSFVYINKALLGHRIYAESATSKNLGDNIRQKEDLEILSLFWPRPIANLINKVYAQSEKSNKI, from the coding sequence ATGTTTAGTGCTAAAGAGCATTGTTTTGTTATTTGTGCCTATAAAGAGAATAAGCACTTAGAAGATACAGTAGTATCTTTGCTGAATCAGACTGTAAAAAGTGATGTCTATATTTCAACATCAACACCAAATGCGTTTATTGAAGGAATTTGCCAAAAATACCAACTAGAAATGTTTGTAAATCCAACTCCTAAAAATGCAGGAGCGGATTGGAATTGGGCTTACGATATGGCACCTACACCACTTGTGACGATAGCTCACCAAGATGATATTTATGAAGCTGAGTTTTTAGAAGAAACCTTGAAAGAACTTAATCAGAATCCAAACGCGATTATGAGTTATACAAACTATTATGAAATAAAATTAGGCAAAAAAGAGAGCAAAAACTTACTGTTAATGATTAAGCATTTGTTGAACAGTCCGATGCTTGTTAAATCTTTTAGAAATACTAAATTTTTTAAATCAGCCATTCTTTCTTTGGGCTGTCCCATTTGTTGTCCAGCAGTAACTTTCAATAAGCCATTGGCAGGTCAAAGTATTTTTGATACTACCTTTATTAACAGTTGTGATTACAAAACTTGGGTTGATTTGTCTAAAAAGAATGGTAGTTTTGTATATATTAATAAAGCATTATTAGGGCATCGCATCTATGCAGAGTCTGCAACTTCAAAAAACCTCGGGGATAACATCAGACAAAAAGAAGATTTGGAAATTTTATCACTTTTTTGGCCAAGGCCGATTGCTAACCTTATTAATAAGGTTTATGCACAAAGTGAAAAGAGCAATAAAATATAA
- a CDS encoding glycosyltransferase, producing MINPKISVIVPVYNAEKTISKCIQSLLEQTFQEFELILVNDGSKDNSLQLLKEFEEHHSNFKVIDQVNGGASIARNTGLDAASGDYIVFVDIDDYLDSDYLDVLYQEIVKTGNDIVISSLRMVDNQGKVVSQIVLDDTSGDNWSQYIITTPYTRIFKKAFLDSHSLKFIDYTMEDIHFNAVAFSKTKNVSTMSYIGYNNYVNPASTTRTDHQGIRKDIDFLYLLSCIHRDVKPNDLVTFLYKKSYMYYLLFSGKASSSKVFLEEHTRILSWLKENHLESHMSPFNSKVKAERFNVKVIMFIFSCLEKSHLLPLFAKIYCKK from the coding sequence ATGATAAACCCCAAAATATCCGTTATTGTTCCTGTTTATAATGCAGAGAAAACCATTTCTAAATGTATTCAATCTTTATTGGAGCAGACTTTTCAAGAGTTTGAATTAATTTTAGTCAATGATGGTTCTAAAGATAATTCCTTACAGTTATTAAAAGAATTTGAAGAACATCATTCTAATTTTAAAGTTATCGATCAAGTAAATGGTGGGGCATCAATAGCCAGAAATACTGGTTTAGATGCTGCAAGTGGTGACTATATCGTCTTTGTTGACATTGATGATTATCTTGATTCTGACTATCTTGACGTTTTATATCAAGAAATTGTAAAAACAGGAAATGATATTGTTATTAGTAGCTTAAGAATGGTTGATAATCAAGGGAAAGTGGTTAGCCAAATTGTATTGGATGATACTTCAGGGGACAATTGGTCTCAATATATCATTACCACACCATACACGCGAATTTTTAAAAAGGCTTTCTTAGATAGCCACTCTTTAAAATTCATTGATTATACAATGGAAGACATTCATTTTAATGCAGTTGCATTTTCTAAGACTAAAAATGTGAGTACAATGTCCTATATAGGTTATAATAATTATGTGAATCCTGCTAGTACAACTCGAACAGATCATCAAGGGATTAGAAAAGATATTGATTTTCTCTATTTACTATCTTGTATTCATCGAGACGTCAAGCCAAATGATCTAGTGACATTTTTATATAAAAAGTCATACATGTATTATTTACTGTTTTCAGGGAAAGCTTCTTCAAGTAAAGTCTTTTTAGAAGAGCATACACGTATTTTGTCCTGGCTAAAAGAAAATCATTTGGAATCACATATGAGCCCATTTAATTCAAAAGTAAAAGCTGAACGTTTCAATGTTAAGGTGATTATGTTTATCTTTTCATGTTTAGAAAAAAGTCATTTACTTCCCTTATTTGCTAAAATCTATTGTAAGAAATAG
- a CDS encoding lipopolysaccharide biosynthesis protein, producing MIDNIKKNAFWNTLGITFNSFNSLFFLIIVSRINGINDAGVFGFSFALASLWFIIGLYAGRTFQVSDIYNETSDSEYLVHKVWTASLMVLVAIVYVYAKGYHLEKSIVILALTIYKALEAFSDTLYGYLQKKQLLYIAGISLFWKSFVAVFLFLLVDLLTKNLVLACLSIIFVNLIFIFSYDFPNVNKIMTFEKIEVKNTLALFKKGFSIFIFSFLSIYIVNVSKYVIDEQLANQFQAVFNIIVMPATIISLCGQYIVQPLLNQLIEYFYNHKYKELKKTTTKISLALLMIDIIALLGAFLLGIPVLNLLYGVDVSAYRFDLLIVIAGALFYSCASVYSTVLITMRKTTPQIFLFATSSLVGLFLAKHLVTAYHIHGAIYAYFMIMLLHFSLIYGYFYYEYRQLIKDEHAKSNGLLSLK from the coding sequence GTGATTGATAATATTAAAAAAAATGCTTTTTGGAACACTTTAGGGATAACTTTCAATTCCTTTAATTCCTTATTTTTTCTTATCATTGTAAGCAGAATAAATGGAATTAATGATGCGGGTGTATTTGGTTTTTCTTTTGCTTTAGCATCACTGTGGTTCATTATTGGACTTTATGCTGGAAGAACTTTTCAAGTTTCTGATATTTATAATGAAACAAGTGATTCAGAATACTTGGTGCATAAAGTTTGGACAGCCTCACTGATGGTACTTGTTGCAATTGTCTATGTGTATGCCAAAGGTTATCATCTGGAAAAATCGATTGTGATTTTAGCTTTGACGATCTATAAGGCATTAGAAGCATTTAGCGACACTTTGTATGGGTATTTGCAAAAAAAACAGTTACTCTACATTGCAGGGATTTCCTTATTTTGGAAGTCGTTTGTGGCTGTATTTCTATTCTTGCTAGTTGATTTATTAACAAAAAATCTAGTACTTGCTTGTCTATCAATTATTTTTGTTAACCTTATTTTTATTTTTAGCTATGACTTTCCAAATGTCAACAAAATAATGACCTTTGAAAAAATAGAGGTAAAGAATACCTTAGCGTTGTTTAAAAAAGGATTTTCCATCTTTATTTTTTCATTCCTATCAATCTATATTGTTAATGTTTCAAAATATGTTATTGATGAGCAATTGGCCAATCAATTTCAGGCCGTCTTTAATATCATTGTTATGCCTGCAACCATCATTAGCTTATGCGGTCAATACATTGTTCAACCTTTGTTAAATCAGTTAATTGAATATTTTTACAATCACAAATACAAAGAGTTGAAAAAAACAACTACAAAGATTAGTCTGGCTTTACTTATGATTGATATCATTGCTCTTTTAGGGGCCTTTCTTTTAGGAATACCTGTTTTGAATCTTCTTTATGGTGTCGACGTTTCAGCTTATCGCTTTGACTTATTAATTGTGATTGCGGGTGCTCTCTTTTATTCCTGTGCATCTGTTTACTCAACAGTTCTAATAACCATGAGAAAAACTACCCCTCAAATATTCCTATTTGCAACGAGTTCCCTAGTCGGGTTATTTTTAGCAAAACACTTAGTCACAGCTTATCATATTCATGGTGCAATTTATGCATACTTTATGATTATGTTGCTTCATTTCTCACTGATCTATGGGTATTTTTACTATGAATATAGACAACTTATCAAAGATGAACATGCTAAATCAAATGGATTATTGTCACTAAAATGA
- a CDS encoding DUF2304 domain-containing protein, with product MSILSLVMLVTSILFLYFIFRNINKNNILFDQAFMWIVIAIIMIIISIFDVIPAFLTKMFGFALISNFLLTLAVLFLLVITFLQTVQLSKQREQLTALTQELSLSNRRIAKLESENKRD from the coding sequence ATGTCCATTTTATCACTTGTTATGTTGGTGACATCAATTCTATTCTTGTATTTTATTTTTAGAAATATTAATAAAAATAATATTTTGTTTGATCAAGCATTTATGTGGATTGTTATTGCAATCATAATGATTATTATCTCGATATTTGACGTGATTCCTGCATTTTTAACTAAGATGTTCGGTTTTGCCCTCATTTCAAATTTTTTGCTAACGTTAGCAGTTTTATTTTTACTGGTTATTACGTTTTTACAAACGGTTCAACTTTCAAAACAAAGAGAACAATTGACTGCTTTAACACAAGAGTTATCACTATCAAACCGTAGAATTGCTAAACTTGAAAGTGAGAACAAGCGTGATTGA
- a CDS encoding glycosyltransferase family 2 protein, which produces MNHKRVLIIIPAYNEEASILQTVTNINNYKEQVDFDLDYIVINDGSTDKTKQIIEENGLNAVHLVMNLGIGGAVQTGYKYALQHDYDIAVQFDGDGQHDIHSLNHLVQPIIKDRADMVIGSRFVGEDKSEFQTSFMRRFGITIISMMIKLTTRKRVFDTTSGYRLANRPVIKEFAKRYPRKYPEPESTVHLLKRKYRVVEAPANMFERQGGESSITAIKSIRYMVEVCSSILIAAFMKETE; this is translated from the coding sequence ATGAATCATAAACGTGTTTTAATTATTATACCGGCCTATAATGAAGAGGCAAGTATATTACAAACAGTAACCAACATTAATAATTATAAAGAGCAAGTCGATTTTGACTTGGATTACATTGTGATTAACGATGGTTCAACAGATAAAACCAAGCAAATTATAGAAGAAAATGGTTTGAATGCTGTCCATCTTGTTATGAACTTAGGTATTGGAGGGGCTGTTCAAACTGGTTATAAATATGCTTTGCAGCATGATTATGATATTGCTGTACAATTTGATGGGGATGGGCAACATGATATTCATTCTTTAAATCATTTGGTGCAGCCTATTATTAAGGATAGGGCAGATATGGTTATTGGTTCACGATTTGTTGGTGAGGATAAATCAGAGTTTCAGACAAGTTTTATGAGACGATTCGGGATTACAATTATTTCAATGATGATAAAGTTAACAACACGAAAACGTGTATTTGATACAACATCTGGCTACCGTTTGGCTAATAGACCTGTTATCAAAGAGTTTGCCAAACGCTACCCACGAAAGTATCCTGAACCTGAGTCTACAGTTCATCTTTTGAAACGAAAGTATCGTGTGGTAGAAGCCCCTGCCAACATGTTTGAACGACAAGGTGGAGAATCATCAATTACTGCCATTAAATCCATTCGTTATATGGTGGAAGTGTGTTCATCTATCTTAATTGCAGCATTTATGAAGGAGACGGAATAA
- a CDS encoding DUF2142 domain-containing protein, producing the protein MKVEKMYLLLASLLISLSILIMPVTQVPDERVHAHFAWDIVYQEKPQKHTWLQGTGIENKQPADKAINFKGYQKFFTQKIDFSKEKTRLKFSIVNIRHIPQLIGMVIGKMIYPSAGVIITAGRITNAFIYILAIYYLIKYIKVGKYTLMFISLLPMMIHQAGSLSYDVLNFVAIASFFVCYINLMIDKKVTWKKLFGYLLLIILLYAVKPNNLLLFPLIGFINFRFEGPYINKLNPILEFWQRNRLKIVVLLTLLCLIVLTFVLSKRTSVLHFIHMIFNTLFVNNLNPDLNNVLTTGVFGFFGMLVIQMPAWVIWLNIFVLTIVFLQEAQSHLNDVTTKEVGISSFIMVLLQVVVIIITMYFAWTPKMLGENANISVGAQGRYFTPFLLYLFPLFMSLKNYFNFYLNKKLFVPLVLGTIVFNYVIYNILIMLYYWV; encoded by the coding sequence ATGAAGGTTGAAAAAATGTATTTATTACTGGCGTCACTATTGATTAGTTTATCAATTTTGATTATGCCAGTAACACAAGTTCCTGATGAGCGGGTTCATGCCCATTTTGCTTGGGATATTGTCTATCAAGAAAAACCTCAAAAACATACCTGGCTTCAAGGGACTGGTATTGAAAATAAGCAGCCAGCTGATAAAGCCATCAATTTTAAAGGTTATCAGAAATTCTTTACACAAAAAATTGATTTTTCGAAAGAAAAAACGCGATTAAAATTTAGTATTGTAAATATTAGGCATATCCCTCAGCTGATTGGTATGGTAATCGGAAAAATGATTTACCCTTCAGCCGGAGTTATTATTACAGCCGGTAGGATTACAAATGCTTTTATCTATATATTGGCAATTTATTATCTGATTAAGTATATTAAAGTTGGAAAGTATACCTTGATGTTTATTTCATTACTTCCAATGATGATACATCAGGCGGGATCACTTTCTTATGACGTTCTCAATTTTGTTGCAATTGCCAGTTTTTTTGTTTGCTATATTAACTTAATGATTGACAAAAAAGTTACTTGGAAAAAACTTTTCGGTTATCTCTTATTAATTATTTTATTGTATGCAGTGAAACCGAATAACTTGCTGCTTTTCCCCTTGATTGGATTTATTAATTTTAGATTTGAAGGGCCATACATTAATAAATTAAACCCGATATTAGAATTTTGGCAACGAAATCGTTTGAAAATAGTAGTGCTCTTAACGCTATTATGTTTAATTGTATTGACTTTTGTTCTTTCTAAAAGAACAAGTGTGCTTCATTTTATTCATATGATTTTCAATACCCTTTTTGTTAATAATTTGAATCCTGATTTAAATAATGTTCTAACCACAGGTGTCTTTGGCTTTTTTGGTATGTTGGTTATTCAAATGCCAGCATGGGTAATTTGGCTTAATATTTTTGTTCTTACCATAGTTTTCTTACAGGAAGCTCAAAGTCATTTAAATGATGTGACAACTAAAGAAGTTGGTATCTCATCTTTTATAATGGTTCTTCTTCAAGTAGTGGTTATTATTATTACAATGTACTTTGCTTGGACTCCCAAAATGTTAGGTGAAAATGCCAATATATCTGTTGGTGCACAAGGAAGATATTTTACACCATTCCTTTTATATTTATTTCCTTTATTTATGAGTTTGAAAAACTATTTTAACTTTTATTTAAATAAAAAACTATTTGTACCCTTAGTTCTTGGAACTATTGTTTTTAACTATGTGATATACAATATCTTGATAATGTTATATTATTGGGTTTAA